Proteins found in one Synechococcales cyanobacterium CNB genomic segment:
- a CDS encoding proline--tRNA ligase yields MSQKSHPAGTVQRWTRTLIPTLRDAPAEATTPSHALLLRAGFMRQVAAGVYDYLPLAWRVLTKVTRIVREEMDATGASEMLMPALQPMELFEQTGRAEDYGDNLFCLRDRHGRETALGPTHEEVITDLLRTAITSYRQLPLILYQVQTKFRDEPRPRGGLLRGREFIMKDAYSFHLAVEGAGGLNEAYDAMYRAYSNIFRRCGLDFTVVEAESGPIGGSASHEFMVNCETGEDTILRCPESGYAANVEKCEIGERKWGFDRGAGTPSALLERVHTPDMPGIEGVAQFLGVTPDRMLKTIVFEAADAVTSGGVKWVLAVVRGDHEVNEGKVKAAIGFRAKLADEARAKQAGFAIGYVSPAVVQRTGLRPEDGVRVIIDPDAAQGNIAWATGADERDHHVRGFDWRREMGAILDDQRYVKVADIRNARAGDPSPRAPGSKLVEQRGIEVGHIFKLGTKYSDAMGLAVLDEGQQRRSVIMGCYGIGVSRTMAACVEMSHDAEGIIWPAAIAPYHILLTVMKPDDAAQIQAAQRLASDLGEAGLDVLIDDRDERPGVKFKDGDLIGLPVRLTVGDKALAAGGVEFKHRSEAGKGEVVPLGDAVARCVTAVRA; encoded by the coding sequence ATGAGTCAGAAATCGCACCCGGCGGGTACGGTCCAGCGGTGGACACGAACCCTGATCCCCACCCTTCGAGACGCTCCCGCCGAGGCCACCACGCCGAGCCACGCCCTCCTGCTTCGGGCCGGCTTCATGCGGCAGGTGGCAGCCGGGGTCTACGACTACCTCCCCCTGGCCTGGCGCGTCCTCACGAAGGTCACTCGGATCGTCCGCGAAGAAATGGACGCGACCGGCGCGAGCGAGATGCTCATGCCCGCCCTCCAGCCGATGGAGCTCTTCGAGCAGACAGGCCGGGCGGAGGACTACGGCGACAATCTCTTTTGCCTGCGCGACCGGCACGGACGCGAGACCGCTCTCGGACCCACGCACGAGGAGGTCATCACGGACCTGCTGCGCACGGCGATCACCAGTTACCGGCAACTGCCGCTGATTCTGTACCAGGTGCAGACGAAGTTCCGCGACGAGCCGCGCCCGAGGGGGGGTCTGCTGCGCGGGCGCGAGTTCATCATGAAGGACGCGTACTCGTTCCACCTGGCCGTCGAAGGGGCGGGGGGGCTGAACGAGGCGTACGACGCCATGTACCGGGCGTACTCGAACATCTTCCGCCGGTGCGGTCTGGACTTCACGGTCGTCGAGGCCGAGAGCGGGCCGATCGGCGGCTCGGCGAGCCACGAGTTCATGGTCAACTGCGAGACGGGCGAGGACACGATCCTGCGGTGCCCTGAGAGCGGCTATGCCGCCAACGTCGAGAAGTGCGAGATCGGCGAGCGGAAGTGGGGTTTCGACCGTGGGGCCGGCACTCCTTCCGCCTTACTCGAAAGAGTCCACACCCCCGACATGCCCGGGATCGAGGGCGTCGCCCAGTTCCTCGGCGTCACGCCCGATCGGATGCTCAAGACCATCGTGTTCGAGGCGGCGGATGCCGTGACAAGCGGTGGGGTGAAGTGGGTGCTTGCCGTTGTGCGCGGTGATCACGAGGTGAACGAGGGCAAGGTCAAGGCCGCGATCGGGTTCAGGGCCAAACTCGCCGACGAAGCGAGGGCGAAGCAGGCCGGATTCGCCATCGGCTACGTCAGCCCTGCAGTCGTGCAACGAACCGGTCTGCGCCCGGAGGACGGCGTGCGAGTCATCATCGACCCGGACGCCGCACAGGGGAACATCGCGTGGGCAACGGGAGCGGACGAGCGCGACCACCACGTCCGCGGCTTCGACTGGCGGCGCGAGATGGGAGCGATACTCGACGACCAGCGTTATGTAAAGGTGGCCGACATCCGCAACGCTCGGGCAGGCGATCCCTCGCCCCGAGCCCCCGGATCGAAACTCGTCGAACAGCGGGGAATCGAGGTCGGGCACATCTTCAAACTCGGCACCAAGTACTCCGATGCGATGGGTCTGGCCGTCCTCGACGAAGGGCAGCAGAGGCGATCCGTCATCATGGGGTGCTACGGCATCGGCGTCAGCAGGACCATGGCCGCCTGCGTCGAGATGAGCCACGACGCTGAGGGCATCATCTGGCCGGCTGCTATCGCCCCGTACCACATCCTGCTGACGGTGATGAAGCCCGACGATGCCGCGCAGATACAGGCGGCGCAACGGCTTGCCTCCGATCTGGGCGAGGCGGGCTTGGACGTTCTCATCGACGACCGGGACGAGCGACCCGGTGTCAAGTTCAAGGACGGCGACCTGATCGGTCTCCCCGTCCGCCTCACCGTGGGCGACAAAGCCCTTGCAGCAGGGGGGGTGGAGTTCAAGCACAGGTCGGAGGCCGGCAAGGGGGAGGTCGTCCCGCTGGGCGATGCGGTGGCGCGGTGCGTGACGGCCGTGCGGGCATGA
- a CDS encoding GNAT family N-acetyltransferase, which translates to MDSDEGLDASLAPVRLSDRPIFDEAFSQLREPISDSCYASTYVWVGALRIFWASIDRHLCVFANTTGDLTMLLPPLPQPGAEDRSLPSVVGACFEIMDAYNARHATVERSRIEYVSDEMLERFSASSATLSATPMWGDYVYETARMIDLAGGPLKSKRHARSRFVREHPDHRVEEMSDEHVPACLELLDTWAQHGDEMHEGEVSDVHVGTDVLRERDRLSTRRALEHRREIGLTGMTLLVEGRVAGFTLGQPLTPTQAMVLVEKADPAFPGAAQFIFSEFCRLHWASYPEVNAGDDWGIPSLRFTKQSYRPRRLLSKYVLTRQPVPVLSTSIPMDLPVRNPRHTVGTEAVAGETTSADSQVRVTLRRGAASDADPIIEIELSCFDAPDELFTRRQVRRLIDNPRATVTVAELDGRVVGWAVGLVRQHRRTRSGRLYAVAVHPSARGRHAGRLLVEATIAALKAKGVERVYLEVRRDNETAIALYEKLGFVPTQSLPGYYGVDRDGLRMRLGDGPGGRLAPRRHGHDALGEGSLFTQLP; encoded by the coding sequence ATGGACAGTGACGAGGGGCTTGATGCAAGCCTCGCGCCGGTACGGCTGAGCGACCGGCCGATCTTCGACGAAGCGTTCTCACAACTCCGCGAGCCGATCTCCGACAGCTGCTACGCCAGCACGTATGTGTGGGTGGGCGCGCTGCGGATCTTCTGGGCCAGCATCGACCGACACTTGTGCGTGTTCGCGAACACCACGGGCGACCTGACGATGCTGCTGCCGCCCTTGCCGCAGCCCGGCGCGGAGGACCGCTCGCTGCCAAGCGTCGTCGGCGCATGCTTCGAGATCATGGACGCCTACAACGCACGGCACGCGACGGTTGAGCGGTCGCGCATCGAGTACGTCTCCGACGAGATGCTCGAGCGATTCAGCGCGTCGAGCGCGACGCTCAGCGCGACACCGATGTGGGGCGACTACGTCTACGAGACCGCCAGAATGATCGACCTCGCGGGCGGACCCCTCAAATCGAAGCGTCACGCGCGATCGAGGTTCGTACGCGAACACCCCGACCATCGCGTGGAGGAGATGAGCGACGAGCACGTGCCCGCGTGCCTGGAACTGCTCGATACCTGGGCGCAGCACGGCGATGAAATGCACGAGGGCGAGGTGAGCGACGTGCACGTCGGCACCGATGTGCTGCGCGAGCGGGACCGGCTCTCGACCCGGCGCGCTCTCGAACATCGCCGCGAGATCGGCCTGACCGGCATGACCCTGCTCGTGGAGGGCCGGGTTGCGGGCTTCACCCTCGGGCAGCCCCTCACGCCGACCCAGGCGATGGTGCTCGTCGAGAAGGCCGACCCGGCGTTCCCGGGCGCGGCCCAGTTCATCTTTTCCGAGTTCTGCCGGTTGCACTGGGCGTCCTACCCGGAGGTGAACGCGGGCGACGACTGGGGTATCCCGAGCCTTCGGTTCACGAAGCAGAGTTACCGGCCGCGCCGACTGCTGAGCAAGTACGTCCTCACACGACAGCCGGTGCCCGTGCTGTCAACGTCCATCCCGATGGACCTGCCCGTGCGAAACCCCCGTCACACCGTCGGCACCGAGGCGGTGGCAGGCGAGACGACTTCCGCCGATTCGCAGGTGCGTGTGACGCTTCGCCGTGGCGCCGCGTCAGATGCCGATCCGATCATCGAGATCGAGTTGTCGTGCTTCGATGCCCCCGATGAACTGTTCACACGCAGGCAAGTTCGGCGACTGATCGACAACCCCCGTGCGACCGTCACCGTGGCGGAACTCGACGGCCGCGTCGTCGGCTGGGCGGTGGGGCTGGTTCGCCAGCACCGCCGCACCAGGTCGGGACGGCTCTACGCGGTCGCGGTGCATCCGTCCGCCCGAGGGCGGCATGCCGGAAGGCTGCTCGTCGAGGCCACCATTGCCGCCCTCAAGGCCAAAGGTGTCGAGCGTGTTTACCTCGAAGTCCGCCGCGACAATGAGACCGCCATCGCGCTCTACGAGAAACTCGGCTTCGTGCCGACCCAGAGCCTTCCGGGCTACTACGGCGTGGATCGCGACGGCCTGCGTATGCGGCTCGGCGATGGGCCGGGCGGTAGACTCGCCCCGCGTCGGCATGGGCACGACGCTTTGGGCGAAGGATCGCTCTTCACACAGCTGCCGTAG
- a CDS encoding helix-turn-helix domain-containing protein, with product MAQQIVHPELDTNRLLSDLSGPELKVLVALDTLADSDGLIRATNKMLAELTGMDDRNTIPRHTASLQKAGWLRIENDAVIPRVFRIVARQRAISGAPARQMRGASKSADTCTTDEDTARHSSENSGYVKQGLRIDRTRRDRVALRICCLPMTPWRTVP from the coding sequence ACACCAATCGCCTGCTGAGCGACCTTTCCGGGCCTGAGTTGAAGGTGCTGGTAGCCCTCGATACTCTGGCCGATTCCGATGGGCTGATCCGGGCAACGAACAAGATGCTGGCCGAGTTGACTGGGATGGACGACCGCAACACGATCCCGCGCCACACCGCGAGCCTCCAGAAGGCGGGCTGGCTGCGCATCGAAAATGATGCAGTGATTCCGCGAGTTTTTCGGATCGTGGCGCGCCAGCGCGCCATTAGTGGCGCGCCAGCGCGCCAAATGCGAGGCGCTTCAAAATCGGCGGATACATGCACCACCGATGAGGATACGGCGCGCCATTCGTCCGAGAATAGCGGTTATGTTAAACAAGGCCTGCGAATCGACCGTACCCGCCGCGACCGGGTCGCCCTCAGGATTTGCTGCCTGCCCATGACTCCTTGGCGAACAGTGCCATGA